A single genomic interval of Mycobacterium sp. DL592 harbors:
- a CDS encoding ABC transporter permease, with product MRRVLGSLLGVVAVLWAAATLTFLAEHLIPTDPAQTILSGAGSKPTPEQLAAVRAQYGFDRPLIVQYADYLGALVRGNLGTSYILKQPVATIIGQQIGSTLTLTITALVAAWIIAVTVTLLTAHRHRVLNAVGSGVEIVLAALPQYWLGIVLLVVFAFHLHWLPVVGDGTAASLILPAATLALPLAGFLGQVTRDEFSSALEQPFATSARARGMSEFGVRWRHALRHAVLPGLTLSGWALGSLFSTAVIVESIFVRPGLGRILVDAAKSHDMPVVVGVTLFVAAVYLIANLLVRLAFVRVDPRLRSA from the coding sequence GTGCGCCGAGTCCTGGGTAGCCTGCTCGGGGTCGTCGCGGTGCTGTGGGCGGCCGCGACCCTCACCTTCCTGGCCGAGCATCTGATTCCCACCGACCCGGCGCAGACGATTCTCAGCGGGGCCGGATCCAAGCCGACGCCGGAACAGCTCGCCGCGGTCCGGGCGCAGTACGGTTTCGACCGTCCACTGATAGTGCAGTACGCCGACTACCTCGGCGCACTGGTCCGCGGGAACCTGGGCACGTCGTACATTCTCAAGCAGCCGGTCGCGACGATCATCGGCCAGCAGATCGGATCGACGCTCACCCTGACCATCACCGCTCTGGTGGCCGCCTGGATCATCGCGGTCACGGTGACGCTGCTGACCGCGCATCGGCACCGCGTCCTCAACGCCGTCGGCTCGGGGGTGGAGATCGTGCTGGCCGCCCTGCCGCAGTACTGGCTGGGCATCGTGCTGCTGGTGGTCTTCGCCTTTCACCTGCATTGGCTTCCGGTGGTCGGCGACGGCACCGCGGCCAGTCTGATCCTGCCCGCCGCGACCCTGGCGTTGCCGTTGGCCGGATTCCTCGGGCAGGTCACCCGCGACGAGTTCTCCTCGGCGCTCGAGCAGCCCTTCGCCACCTCGGCGCGGGCCCGCGGGATGAGTGAGTTCGGCGTGCGCTGGCGCCACGCGTTGCGCCACGCTGTGCTGCCCGGGTTGACGCTGTCCGGCTGGGCGCTGGGCTCACTGTTCTCCACCGCGGTCATCGTCGAGTCGATCTTCGTGCGGCCGGGCCTCGGCCGAATCCTCGTCGACGCGGCCAAATCCCACGACATGCCGGTGGTGGTGGGCGTGACGTTGTTCGTCGCAGCGGTGTACCTGATCGCCAACCTGCTGGTGCGGCTCGCGTTCGTCCGCGTCGATCCCCGACTGCGGAGCGCGTGA
- a CDS encoding ABC transporter permease: MVVDVAGAVAAGSSRPIAGRRAFRPAVYLAALYVVAVLAWAILPSAFADGSPYDTNIEAALQGPSAQHWFGTDASGRDIFTRVVYGARSSLLIGAGATALALVAAVIFGFAAGLGGRFTDGAISRFLEVVLALPGLLLALLFIAMFGPGVATEIVAVAIGSAAGYAWMIRGQVIAVKDSGYVSAATALGHPRRKIITGHIFPNAMRPLVVLATMGIGQSIVWASSLSFLGLGVAPPAPEWGAMLDAGRDFVSTAWWLELFPGLAIVGCTLSVTVLGRYLQQRLEGRLT, encoded by the coding sequence ATGGTGGTCGACGTTGCCGGTGCGGTCGCGGCCGGATCGAGCCGCCCGATAGCGGGTCGCCGCGCCTTCCGCCCTGCGGTCTATCTGGCCGCGCTGTATGTCGTCGCGGTTCTGGCCTGGGCGATCCTCCCGTCGGCCTTCGCCGACGGATCGCCGTACGACACGAATATCGAAGCGGCCCTTCAGGGTCCGTCGGCACAGCACTGGTTCGGCACCGACGCGTCGGGCCGCGACATCTTCACCCGGGTGGTGTACGGCGCGCGCAGTTCACTGCTGATCGGCGCAGGCGCCACAGCGCTGGCCCTGGTCGCGGCGGTCATCTTCGGATTCGCCGCAGGTTTGGGCGGCCGGTTCACCGACGGCGCGATCAGCAGATTCCTGGAAGTTGTGCTGGCCCTTCCCGGTCTGCTGCTAGCGCTGCTGTTCATCGCGATGTTCGGCCCCGGTGTGGCCACCGAGATCGTGGCGGTGGCCATCGGATCGGCGGCGGGCTACGCCTGGATGATCCGCGGGCAGGTCATCGCGGTCAAGGACTCCGGATATGTCAGCGCCGCAACGGCTCTCGGGCATCCCCGCCGCAAGATCATCACCGGGCACATCTTCCCCAATGCGATGCGGCCGCTGGTCGTGCTGGCCACCATGGGGATCGGCCAGTCCATCGTCTGGGCCTCATCGCTGAGTTTCCTGGGCCTCGGTGTCGCGCCGCCGGCCCCGGAGTGGGGCGCCATGCTCGACGCCGGCCGCGATTTCGTTTCGACGGCATGGTGGCTGGAGCTGTTCCCCGGGCTGGCGATCGTCGGCTGCACGCTGTCGGTGACAGTGCTGGGCCGCTATCTGCAACAGCGACTCGAAGGCAGGCTCACATGA